A genomic window from Nocardioides sp. BP30 includes:
- a CDS encoding pyridoxamine 5'-phosphate oxidase family protein, which yields MTTWTPGWDAFPADLLEFWTERHLCSLTTVRPDGRPHVVPVGVALDHEQRCAWVITSRASHKARRIAAAPDGSPVAACQVDGARWSTLEGRALVHSDGDAVRRAEQCYAGRYRTPRPNPERVAIRIEVDRFLVSRALVG from the coding sequence ATGACCACGTGGACGCCCGGCTGGGACGCCTTCCCCGCCGACCTGCTCGAGTTCTGGACCGAGCGGCACCTGTGCTCCCTCACCACGGTGCGGCCCGACGGGCGACCGCACGTCGTCCCCGTCGGTGTGGCCCTGGACCACGAGCAGCGCTGCGCCTGGGTGATCACCTCGCGCGCATCGCACAAGGCCCGGCGGATAGCGGCGGCTCCCGACGGGTCGCCCGTCGCCGCGTGTCAGGTCGACGGCGCCCGCTGGTCCACCCTCGAAGGGAGGGCGCTGGTGCACAGCGACGGCGACGCCGTACGACGGGCGGAGCAGTGCTATGCCGGTCGGTACCGCACGCCGCGCCCCAATCCGGAGCGGGTGGCGATCCGGATCGAGGTGGACCGGTTCCTGGTCTCGCGGGCGCTGGTGGGCTGA
- a CDS encoding threonine/serine exporter family protein, which produces MQTSLARAVPAPGPVPESTYGRIGALLLDAGMSVSDVRDGLEAACATATPELDLTFSVLPQTVMVSDDRTGETRMASAEGALTFRQSAQASRLSRGIARGSVGLAEVPERIDAIRAQVRRHPVAATTVGSALIATGLATLFRCPWWAEGAALVLGALIGAAVAVSERRRPAASVMPFVTAFLAASAVGTLADLFDIGTVPLAAVCAPFAVLVPGALITNALLELTSTDIVAGAARLMYGAIALAFMAAGIAAGASLTGLHLDPTSAGLVGDIPGSEHHGSAWSAWSSVPPEWLSVLGVVLLALGVSVAFGAGRRLAGLGVVVMLGTYAVVTLASVLTTSVVASGIAAGLLLVVARAVERLRDAVPATVTFQPAFLLLVPGTVGLVAISSTSTAALATAGATFASVCIGTQLGALVASAMMAP; this is translated from the coding sequence GTGCAGACGAGCCTCGCCCGCGCGGTTCCCGCCCCCGGTCCCGTCCCCGAGTCGACGTACGGCCGCATCGGCGCGCTGCTGTTGGACGCGGGGATGTCGGTCTCCGACGTACGTGACGGTCTGGAGGCGGCATGCGCCACCGCGACGCCCGAGCTGGACCTGACCTTCTCGGTGCTGCCCCAGACGGTGATGGTCAGCGACGACCGGACAGGAGAGACCCGCATGGCCAGCGCCGAGGGTGCTCTGACCTTCCGGCAGTCGGCGCAGGCCAGCCGGCTCTCCCGCGGCATCGCCCGGGGCAGCGTGGGGCTGGCCGAGGTCCCCGAACGCATCGACGCGATCCGTGCCCAGGTACGCCGACACCCGGTCGCGGCGACCACCGTGGGAAGCGCCCTGATCGCCACCGGGCTCGCCACGCTGTTCCGCTGTCCCTGGTGGGCCGAGGGTGCCGCCCTGGTGCTCGGTGCGTTGATCGGTGCCGCCGTCGCCGTCTCGGAGCGGAGGCGTCCGGCGGCCTCGGTGATGCCGTTCGTGACGGCGTTCCTCGCCGCCTCGGCGGTGGGGACGCTCGCCGACCTCTTCGACATCGGGACCGTCCCACTCGCGGCGGTGTGCGCACCCTTCGCCGTCCTGGTGCCGGGCGCCCTGATCACCAACGCTCTGCTCGAACTCACCTCGACCGACATCGTCGCCGGTGCGGCCCGGCTGATGTACGGCGCCATCGCGCTGGCGTTCATGGCGGCCGGCATCGCGGCCGGCGCCTCGCTGACCGGGCTGCACCTCGATCCCACCTCGGCGGGACTGGTGGGCGACATCCCCGGCAGCGAACATCACGGGTCGGCCTGGTCGGCCTGGTCCTCGGTGCCGCCGGAGTGGCTCTCGGTCCTGGGCGTGGTGCTGCTGGCGTTGGGCGTCAGCGTCGCTTTCGGGGCGGGCCGGCGGCTCGCCGGACTCGGCGTGGTCGTCATGCTCGGCACCTACGCCGTGGTCACCCTCGCCTCCGTCCTCACCACCAGCGTCGTCGCGTCCGGCATCGCGGCCGGGCTGCTGCTGGTGGTCGCCCGGGCGGTCGAGCGGCTCCGCGACGCGGTCCCGGCGACCGTCACCTTCCAGCCGGCCTTCCTGCTGCTGGTGCCCGGGACCGTCGGCCTGGTGGCGATCTCCTCGACGAGCACAGCGGCGCTCGCCACCGCCGGCGCGACGTTCGCGAGCGTGTGCATCGGCACCCAGCTCGGCGCGTTGGTCGCCTCGGCGATGATGGCCCCATGA
- a CDS encoding oxygenase MpaB family protein, with the protein MLLTRVRQAAGAVIFDRVAGPDGPTRRDRIHGRPGPRLAEPGTPIWRVHSDAAVFIGGLRALLLQALHPAAMRAVSEHSGYRGDMLGRLARTSTFLATTTFGHVEDAEEAIEVVRRIHRRVRGTMPDGTPYRADDPHLLEWVHVAEIDSFLTAHQTYGARPLDAAERDEYVAQTAEVARRLGVLDPPLTERDLKERLEAFRPELRSTPEAREAVSFLLLRPPLGLAERVPYTVLAVAAIGLMPRWARWPLRLPWLPVTERTVVRALGTVATSTIRWAMTPQRPPTPPKPQSRPSPPPPSAAGE; encoded by the coding sequence GTGCTCTTGACTCGCGTTCGCCAGGCCGCCGGTGCGGTGATCTTCGACCGGGTGGCCGGACCCGACGGCCCCACCCGGCGCGACCGGATCCACGGCCGCCCCGGACCCCGACTGGCGGAGCCGGGTACGCCGATCTGGCGGGTGCACAGCGACGCGGCCGTGTTCATCGGCGGCCTGCGCGCGCTGCTGCTCCAGGCGCTGCACCCGGCTGCGATGCGGGCGGTCTCCGAGCACAGCGGCTACCGCGGCGACATGCTGGGCCGGCTGGCACGGACCAGCACCTTCCTGGCAACCACCACCTTCGGCCACGTCGAGGACGCCGAGGAGGCGATCGAGGTGGTGCGTCGGATCCATCGCCGGGTGCGCGGCACCATGCCGGACGGCACGCCGTACCGGGCCGACGACCCGCACCTGCTGGAGTGGGTGCACGTCGCGGAGATCGACAGCTTCCTGACGGCCCACCAGACCTACGGCGCCCGGCCGCTCGATGCCGCCGAGCGCGACGAGTACGTCGCCCAGACCGCCGAGGTGGCGCGGCGTCTCGGCGTCCTCGATCCGCCCCTGACCGAACGCGACCTCAAGGAGCGGCTGGAGGCCTTCCGTCCGGAGCTCCGCTCCACGCCCGAGGCCCGCGAGGCCGTGAGCTTCCTGCTGCTCAGGCCTCCGCTCGGCCTGGCGGAGCGGGTGCCGTACACGGTGCTCGCGGTGGCGGCGATCGGACTGATGCCTCGCTGGGCCAGGTGGCCGCTGCGCCTACCGTGGCTGCCGGTCACCGAGCGCACGGTCGTGCGCGCGCTGGGGACCGTGGCCACCAGCACGATCCGATGGGCGATGACGCCGCAGCGCCCACCGACGCCACCGAAGCCACAGTCGCGACCGAGCCCACCTCCACCGTCAGCGGCGGGGGAGTGA
- a CDS encoding heavy metal-binding domain-containing protein: protein MTLDDTTIPQDAINRLNAMREGEHRGLFTSDLSVNEFLLVREAGFRPLGLVLGSSIYHVGLQLSRWGKNQELTTLSEAMYHARELAMTRMEAEADALGADGIVGVRLEIEFKEFGENIAEFIAVGTAVKADPDHPLAPPNHSWRNDLGQPFTSDLSGQDFWTLLQAGYAPLGMTMGTCVYHIGHQKFWQALGNAGANVEIPQFTEALYDARELAMGRMQNEAERLHAEGIVGVQLLSLPHRWGGHTTEFFAIGTAVRALREDHIIAKPTLVLPLTD from the coding sequence ATGACGCTCGACGACACCACCATCCCCCAGGACGCGATCAACCGCCTCAACGCCATGCGCGAGGGCGAGCACCGGGGGTTGTTCACCTCCGACCTCAGCGTCAACGAGTTCCTGCTCGTCCGCGAGGCGGGCTTCCGTCCCCTCGGCCTGGTGCTCGGCTCGAGCATCTACCACGTCGGGCTCCAGCTCAGCCGCTGGGGCAAGAACCAGGAGCTGACCACGCTCTCGGAGGCGATGTACCACGCTCGCGAGCTGGCGATGACGCGGATGGAGGCCGAGGCGGACGCGTTGGGCGCCGACGGCATCGTCGGCGTCCGGCTGGAGATCGAGTTCAAGGAGTTCGGCGAGAACATCGCGGAGTTCATCGCCGTCGGCACCGCGGTCAAGGCCGACCCGGATCACCCGTTGGCGCCACCGAACCACTCCTGGCGCAACGACCTCGGCCAGCCGTTCACCTCCGACCTCTCCGGCCAGGACTTCTGGACGCTGCTGCAGGCCGGGTACGCGCCGCTTGGGATGACGATGGGCACCTGCGTCTACCACATCGGCCACCAGAAGTTCTGGCAGGCGCTGGGCAACGCCGGAGCGAACGTGGAGATCCCGCAGTTCACCGAGGCCCTGTACGACGCCCGCGAGCTGGCCATGGGCCGGATGCAGAACGAGGCCGAGCGACTTCACGCCGAAGGGATCGTCGGCGTGCAGCTCCTCAGCCTGCCGCACCGCTGGGGCGGCCACACCACGGAGTTCTTCGCGATCGGCACCGCCGTACGGGCGTTGCGGGAGGACCACATCATCGCCAAGCCCACGCTGGTCCTGCCGCTGACCGACTGA
- a CDS encoding heavy metal-binding domain-containing protein produces MPDEEPQPWNGIGLPPAARERLARAADAQVATSLLSVPDAAALAEVGFAPVGEVMGCIVEQVGWQGFGCDMAYGWNTSRTVTSGTRSRWAGLSPYVEALYRGWDTALRRLLEEARLLGADGVVGIRLSDHHLGSDNLEFVALGTAVRGHGPGRASVPFTTELAGADVAKLLHAGWVPTGIAVGIAAAVRHDDYRTQQQRWRWQANTEIDGYTDLVQTVRHDARTQFERRARNHGGEAVLVSDLDLHVWEREVSDNHTDHYARARFVGTAATSFRRAPADPTSSLSILPLGRPKETRR; encoded by the coding sequence GTGCCCGATGAGGAACCGCAGCCCTGGAACGGCATCGGGCTGCCGCCCGCCGCCCGCGAGCGACTCGCCCGCGCAGCCGACGCCCAGGTGGCGACCTCGCTGCTGAGCGTCCCCGACGCGGCAGCCCTGGCCGAGGTCGGCTTCGCACCGGTCGGCGAGGTGATGGGCTGCATCGTCGAGCAGGTGGGCTGGCAGGGCTTCGGCTGTGACATGGCCTACGGCTGGAACACCTCGCGTACCGTCACCTCGGGGACGCGGAGTCGCTGGGCGGGGCTGAGCCCGTACGTCGAAGCGCTCTACCGCGGATGGGACACGGCGTTGCGTCGGCTGTTGGAGGAGGCTCGCCTCCTCGGGGCCGACGGCGTCGTCGGCATCCGGCTGAGCGATCACCACCTCGGCTCGGACAACCTGGAGTTCGTCGCGCTCGGGACCGCGGTGCGCGGGCATGGTCCCGGCCGCGCGAGTGTCCCGTTCACCACCGAGCTGGCCGGCGCCGACGTCGCCAAGCTGTTGCACGCCGGCTGGGTCCCCACGGGCATCGCCGTCGGCATCGCCGCGGCCGTTCGACACGACGACTACCGGACCCAGCAGCAGCGCTGGCGCTGGCAGGCCAATACCGAGATCGACGGCTACACCGACCTCGTCCAGACCGTGCGGCACGACGCCCGAACGCAGTTCGAGCGGCGTGCCCGCAACCACGGCGGAGAGGCGGTCCTCGTCTCCGACCTGGACCTGCACGTCTGGGAGCGCGAGGTGTCGGACAACCACACCGACCACTACGCCCGCGCCCGGTTCGTCGGTACGGCGGCCACGTCCTTCCGGCGTGCCCCCGCCGATCCCACCTCGAGCCTCAGCATCCTGCCGCTCGGCCGACCCAAGGAGACCCGTCGATGA
- the nemA gene encoding N-ethylmaleimide reductase, whose product MTSTLFEPLSVGAITLPNRVLMAPLTRMRATDPGDVPNPLMAQYYRQRAGAGLIVTEGTQISPIGKGNMDTPGIYSDEQVEGWRQITDAVHAEGGRIAAQLWHVGRVSHPDLIGGELPVSASANSYRSRATLKGPDGLPQRADSPTPRPLSAEEIAATLEDYARATRNAREAGFDLVEIHGAHGYLIHQFLGRGSNHRDDEYGGSQENRARFALEVVDTVVGAWSADRTGIRISPQGSFNGLEEDDLPMAIHLAGELSRRKVAFLHLSEPDWAGGPALQDDFRKELRAAYDGAIFGAGAYTIEKAERLVGLDLIDAVAFGRPFIANPDLPERLRLGAELNAPVPATFYGGDAEGYTDYPTLTA is encoded by the coding sequence GTGACCAGCACTCTCTTCGAGCCCCTGTCCGTCGGCGCGATCACGCTGCCCAACCGCGTGCTGATGGCGCCCCTGACCCGGATGCGCGCGACCGACCCCGGCGACGTGCCGAACCCGTTGATGGCGCAGTACTACCGCCAGCGCGCGGGAGCGGGCCTGATCGTCACCGAGGGCACCCAGATCTCGCCGATCGGCAAGGGCAACATGGACACCCCTGGCATCTACAGCGACGAGCAGGTCGAGGGATGGCGGCAGATCACCGATGCGGTGCACGCCGAGGGCGGCCGGATCGCCGCGCAGTTGTGGCACGTGGGCCGGGTGTCGCACCCCGACCTGATCGGCGGCGAGCTGCCGGTCTCGGCCTCGGCCAACAGCTACCGCAGCCGGGCGACCCTGAAGGGCCCGGACGGGCTGCCGCAGCGCGCCGACTCCCCGACGCCGCGGCCGCTGAGCGCCGAGGAGATCGCCGCGACGCTGGAGGACTACGCCCGCGCGACCCGCAACGCGCGCGAGGCCGGGTTCGACCTGGTCGAGATCCACGGCGCCCACGGCTACCTGATCCACCAGTTCCTCGGCCGCGGCAGCAACCACCGCGACGACGAGTACGGAGGCTCGCAGGAGAACCGCGCCCGGTTCGCCCTCGAGGTCGTCGACACGGTGGTGGGCGCCTGGTCCGCCGACCGCACCGGCATCCGGATCTCCCCGCAGGGCTCGTTCAACGGCCTGGAGGAGGACGACCTTCCGATGGCGATCCACCTGGCCGGCGAGCTCTCCCGTCGCAAGGTGGCGTTCCTGCACCTCTCCGAGCCCGACTGGGCCGGCGGACCCGCGTTGCAGGACGACTTCCGCAAGGAGCTGCGGGCGGCGTACGACGGAGCGATCTTCGGCGCGGGTGCCTACACGATCGAGAAGGCCGAGCGCCTGGTCGGCCTCGACCTGATCGACGCGGTGGCGTTCGGCAGGCCGTTCATCGCCAACCCGGACCTGCCGGAGCGGCTGCGGCTGGGCGCCGAGCTGAACGCGCCGGTTCCGGCGACGTTCTACGGCGGCGACGCCGAGGGCTATACCGACTACCCGACCCTGACCGCCTGA
- a CDS encoding carboxylate-amine ligase, producing METPRTVGVEEELLLIDPETRTISPRSTQVIRANEDRSGAAPRAASDELDQELFLHQVETRTDPSDSLAEIERQLVAGRRTAGTAAEASGLAVVASGIVPIGGADPQVSPNDRYRDMVATFGETARTGQTCGCHVHVAIASPEEGVGVIDRITPWLQVLVAIAANSPYFEGRDTNYASWRSQAWTRWPSAGPTEAFGSVEGYEETSRLLKMTGAARDDGMLYYDARLSKGQPTVEVRVLDVCTDLADTVLCAALVRGLVETAADAWAAGEPLERWRAEILRASSWRAAHVGLADSLVHPGLRELRPAREVVGALVEHVRPALEAAGDLDLVRAGVERVLQAGGATRQRAAYERSGSVEGVVDDLITRTDSTWR from the coding sequence ATGGAGACACCACGCACCGTCGGGGTCGAGGAGGAGCTGCTCCTCATCGACCCGGAGACCCGCACGATCAGCCCTCGGTCCACCCAGGTCATCCGGGCCAACGAGGACCGTTCCGGCGCGGCCCCACGAGCGGCCAGCGACGAGCTCGATCAGGAGCTGTTCCTGCACCAGGTCGAGACCCGCACCGACCCGTCTGACTCGTTGGCCGAGATCGAGCGCCAGCTCGTGGCCGGGAGGCGCACGGCCGGTACCGCGGCGGAGGCCTCCGGGCTGGCGGTGGTGGCGTCGGGGATCGTGCCGATCGGCGGTGCCGACCCGCAGGTCTCGCCGAACGATCGCTACCGGGACATGGTCGCGACGTTCGGCGAGACCGCTCGGACGGGCCAGACCTGCGGCTGCCACGTGCACGTCGCGATCGCCTCTCCCGAGGAGGGGGTCGGCGTGATCGACCGGATCACGCCGTGGCTGCAGGTCCTGGTCGCGATCGCCGCGAACTCGCCGTACTTCGAGGGCCGCGACACCAACTACGCCTCGTGGCGCAGCCAGGCGTGGACGCGCTGGCCGAGTGCGGGTCCGACCGAGGCCTTCGGGTCGGTCGAGGGCTACGAGGAGACCTCCCGTCTGCTCAAGATGACCGGCGCCGCCCGTGACGACGGCATGCTCTACTACGACGCCCGGCTGTCGAAGGGACAGCCGACCGTCGAGGTGCGCGTGCTCGACGTATGCACCGACCTGGCTGACACGGTGCTCTGCGCAGCGCTGGTGCGCGGTCTGGTGGAGACGGCGGCTGACGCGTGGGCGGCGGGGGAGCCGCTGGAGCGCTGGCGGGCGGAGATCCTGCGTGCGAGCAGTTGGCGAGCGGCGCACGTCGGCCTGGCCGACTCCCTGGTGCATCCCGGTCTGCGGGAGCTGCGGCCGGCGCGTGAGGTGGTGGGCGCCCTGGTGGAGCACGTCCGGCCGGCGCTGGAGGCGGCCGGCGACCTGGACCTCGTCAGGGCGGGGGTGGAGCGTGTGCTGCAGGCGGGTGGCGCGACCCGACAGCGGGCGGCGTACGAGCGCAGTGGCAGCGTCGAGGGTGTCGTGGACGACCTGATCACGCGTACGGACAGCACATGGCGGTGA
- a CDS encoding DUF6131 family protein produces the protein MIILGLILLILGAVLSVPVLWTIGIILIVVGAVLWILGSAGRQVGPRAHYW, from the coding sequence ATGATCATTCTCGGCCTGATCCTGCTGATCCTCGGAGCGGTACTCAGCGTGCCGGTCCTGTGGACCATCGGGATCATCTTGATCGTCGTCGGGGCTGTGCTGTGGATCCTGGGCTCTGCCGGCCGGCAGGTCGGTCCCCGCGCACACTATTGGTGA
- a CDS encoding DEAD/DEAH box helicase: protein MLDRQGITTPTPIQAATLPDSLAGRDVLGRGRTGSGKTYAFLLPVIARLAAERRTPRPRAPRALILAPTRELVSQIEAAAAPLAKAAGLTTRTVFGGVGQKPQVDALHRGVDIVIACPGRLEDLIGQKHCTLADIEITVLDEADHMADLGFLPGVRRLLAATPKGSQRLLFSATLDKAIDALVKQFLANPVTHQADSAQSPVATMSHHVLHIERDQRVAILTDLASAPGRTVVFTRTKHGAKALARQLNRNGVPAVDLHGNLSQNARTRNMDAFHSGEATALVATDIAARGIHVDDVALVVHADPPSEHKAYLHRSGRTARAGNEGTVVTLMTSDQVKDVRDLTKAAGIKPQTTRVDSVAHPILVQLAPGERSRPGAFEPVVVQPERRPAGEGAGSRKSRPGSRARKRQAADGTAPAQRGQGSSKGGSGNGAKQGAKPAAAASGTKPAGSGGGRRRGGRGGGSGNGGGNGAGTGAATGGGRPHSAASFSSGRR, encoded by the coding sequence GTGCTTGACCGACAGGGCATCACCACCCCGACACCCATCCAGGCAGCAACGCTGCCCGACTCCCTGGCCGGACGCGACGTGCTCGGCCGCGGCCGGACCGGATCCGGCAAGACCTACGCCTTCCTGCTGCCGGTCATCGCCCGGCTCGCCGCGGAGCGCCGTACGCCTCGGCCGCGGGCGCCGCGCGCGCTGATCCTGGCTCCCACCCGCGAGCTGGTCAGCCAGATCGAGGCCGCCGCCGCGCCGCTGGCCAAGGCCGCCGGTCTGACCACCCGGACCGTCTTCGGCGGCGTCGGTCAGAAGCCGCAGGTCGACGCCCTCCACCGCGGCGTCGACATCGTGATCGCCTGCCCGGGCCGCCTCGAGGACCTGATCGGTCAGAAGCACTGCACGCTGGCCGACATCGAGATCACCGTGCTCGACGAGGCCGACCACATGGCCGACCTCGGCTTCCTCCCGGGCGTGCGCCGGCTTCTCGCGGCGACGCCGAAGGGCAGCCAGCGACTGCTCTTCTCCGCCACGCTGGACAAGGCCATCGACGCGTTGGTGAAGCAGTTCCTCGCCAACCCGGTCACCCACCAGGCCGACTCCGCGCAGTCGCCGGTCGCGACCATGTCGCACCACGTCCTGCACATCGAGCGCGACCAGCGCGTCGCCATCCTCACCGACCTGGCCAGTGCTCCCGGCCGCACGGTCGTGTTCACCCGCACCAAGCACGGCGCCAAGGCGCTAGCGCGGCAGCTCAACCGCAACGGCGTGCCGGCTGTGGACCTGCACGGCAACCTGTCGCAGAACGCGCGTACCCGCAACATGGACGCGTTCCACAGCGGCGAGGCCACCGCGCTGGTGGCCACCGACATCGCCGCCCGCGGCATCCACGTGGACGATGTGGCGCTGGTGGTGCACGCCGACCCGCCGTCGGAGCACAAGGCCTACCTGCACCGCTCCGGGCGCACGGCCCGGGCCGGCAACGAGGGCACGGTCGTCACGCTGATGACCAGCGACCAGGTCAAGGACGTGCGCGACCTCACCAAGGCCGCCGGCATCAAGCCGCAGACCACGCGGGTGGACAGCGTCGCGCACCCCATCCTGGTCCAGCTCGCCCCCGGCGAGCGCAGCCGTCCAGGCGCGTTCGAGCCGGTCGTCGTGCAGCCCGAGCGCCGTCCCGCCGGTGAGGGTGCCGGCAGCCGGAAGAGCCGTCCGGGCAGCCGCGCCCGCAAGCGCCAGGCGGCCGACGGTACGGCACCCGCCCAGCGTGGGCAGGGCTCGTCGAAGGGCGGCTCCGGCAACGGCGCCAAGCAGGGCGCCAAGCCTGCGGCAGCCGCGTCCGGTACGAAGCCGGCCGGATCGGGTGGCGGTCGTCGTCGCGGCGGTCGCGGCGGCGGCAGTGGCAATGGCGGTGGCAACGGTGCCGGCACCGGTGCTGCCACCGGCGGCGGCCGGCCGCACAGTGCCGCGTCGTTCAGCTCCGGTCGCCGCTGA
- a CDS encoding S53 family peptidase, which translates to MVAPTRIVFILPLAVLCAVVGLPAPAALADGLAPEPDAAAPNPAAQWTPPPEPALVPVPATTCPAHPAAGTATCLTEVHGHVGDATAADAGRSDAIGSTGTAQTPLPDTAVPQAVTKTGSYTPADLASLYRIPANVTSGATIGIVDVGSDPNTQAQLSYYRSYFGLPACTAASGCFREVGQSGSTKLPATDAGWVDEIAMDTQAVSAVCPSCHILLVDASSADSADLGTAAKTAVRLGATYLSLSYGSPDSSFDATLNLSYYNSVGVTYVAASGDSGYAGGTIFPSSATNVVAAGGTSARLVAGTWRQSAWSDAGSGCATAGVLGVVTQLVQSILSGSACPRGRAVTDVSALADPNTGLLFYRGGTWWSGGGTSLAAPIVASLYALAGNHTAPLSVYSNVTDRPGSFVDVTSGQTGSCGTVLCQAATGWDGPTGVGTPAGLAGLQATGATPLPLAAPTTASGLSRSGAGYPATLNYRLVDATTGAPVAGATALVEADTGSGFILLATRSTGPDGTLSYSARPHGPTSYRVVYGGDTAHGASTSPTVRVSSFAVHLTARAAGRRLRASATAPWRAAATQVPLVVARRTAGGWHTVAHARTNAHGKATIRVHRPGVYRVSFGGGSWRAGHTGSIRLR; encoded by the coding sequence ATGGTGGCCCCCACCCGGATCGTGTTCATCCTCCCGCTCGCCGTTCTGTGTGCCGTCGTCGGCCTCCCGGCCCCGGCGGCACTCGCCGACGGCCTCGCGCCGGAACCCGACGCGGCCGCGCCCAATCCGGCGGCGCAGTGGACGCCGCCGCCCGAGCCGGCGCTGGTGCCCGTCCCCGCCACGACCTGCCCGGCACATCCCGCCGCAGGTACGGCGACCTGCCTGACCGAGGTGCACGGACACGTCGGCGACGCGACTGCCGCCGACGCCGGTCGCTCCGACGCGATCGGCTCCACGGGAACAGCGCAGACGCCGCTGCCCGACACCGCCGTCCCGCAGGCGGTGACGAAGACCGGGAGCTACACGCCCGCCGACCTTGCCAGCCTCTACCGCATCCCGGCGAACGTCACCAGCGGCGCGACGATCGGCATCGTCGACGTCGGCAGCGACCCGAACACCCAGGCACAGCTGAGCTACTACCGCTCCTACTTCGGCCTGCCGGCCTGTACGGCGGCCAGCGGCTGCTTCCGCGAGGTCGGGCAGAGCGGCAGCACCAAGCTGCCCGCCACCGACGCAGGATGGGTCGACGAGATCGCGATGGACACCCAGGCGGTCTCCGCCGTCTGCCCGAGCTGCCACATCCTGCTCGTCGACGCCTCCAGCGCGGACAGCGCCGACCTGGGTACGGCGGCGAAGACCGCCGTACGACTCGGGGCGACGTACCTGTCGCTGTCCTACGGCTCGCCGGACAGCAGCTTCGATGCGACGCTCAACCTGAGCTACTACAACAGCGTCGGGGTCACCTATGTCGCGGCCAGCGGGGACAGCGGGTACGCCGGTGGCACGATCTTCCCCTCGTCGGCCACCAACGTCGTCGCGGCCGGCGGCACGAGCGCCCGCCTGGTCGCCGGTACCTGGCGGCAGAGCGCCTGGTCCGACGCCGGCTCGGGCTGCGCGACGGCGGGCGTGCTCGGTGTGGTCACCCAGCTGGTCCAATCGATCCTCAGCGGCTCGGCCTGCCCGCGAGGCAGGGCGGTGACCGACGTGTCGGCGCTCGCCGACCCGAACACGGGGCTGCTGTTCTACCGAGGCGGGACGTGGTGGAGCGGTGGCGGCACGTCGCTGGCGGCTCCGATCGTCGCGTCGCTCTATGCCCTGGCGGGCAACCACACCGCGCCCCTGTCGGTCTACAGCAACGTCACCGACCGGCCGGGCTCGTTCGTCGACGTGACGTCCGGCCAGACCGGGAGCTGCGGCACGGTGCTGTGCCAGGCCGCCACCGGCTGGGACGGGCCCACCGGGGTCGGGACGCCGGCCGGTCTGGCGGGCCTCCAGGCCACGGGTGCCACACCCCTGCCGCTGGCCGCGCCGACGACGGCGAGCGGGCTCAGCCGGAGCGGTGCCGGCTATCCGGCGACGCTGAACTACCGACTCGTCGATGCGACGACCGGTGCCCCGGTCGCCGGCGCCACAGCGCTGGTGGAGGCCGACACCGGCAGCGGCTTCATCCTGCTCGCCACCCGGAGCACCGGTCCCGACGGCACGCTGAGCTACAGCGCGCGGCCGCACGGCCCGACGTCCTACCGGGTCGTCTACGGCGGGGACACGGCGCACGGCGCCAGCACCTCGCCGACGGTCCGGGTGTCCTCCTTCGCCGTCCACCTCACCGCGCGGGCGGCGGGCCGGCGGCTGCGCGCGAGCGCCACAGCGCCGTGGCGGGCCGCAGCGACGCAGGTGCCGCTGGTCGTCGCGCGCCGCACGGCCGGCGGCTGGCACACCGTCGCACACGCTCGGACCAACGCCCACGGAAAGGCGACGATCCGGGTGCACCGACCGGGTGTCTACCGGGTCAGCTTCGGCGGTGGCAGCTGGCGTGCGGGGCACACCGGGTCGATCCGCTTGCGCTGA